A DNA window from Selenomonas sp. oral taxon 126 contains the following coding sequences:
- a CDS encoding bifunctional heptose 7-phosphate kinase/heptose 1-phosphate adenyltransferase, translated as MVNVLAQMEGTPVLIIGDMVADVYLDGEIARISREAPVLVLEEREERVVAGGAANVANNAATIGGSSYAVGVCGTERSGDALLAVLGENGVHTEGFVRAEAHPTITKTRIIAGGRATVSQQIVRVDREWHTPLTAETEEALLERIRELLPQVRGVVLSDYGSGTVTERVRRLVIEETRRAGIPSIVDSRYDILSYEGIGYVKQNDAELAAALGRELRSEEEIHAAGHELRARLGADGVLITRGDKGMTLFLADGTATNIPVSDHSEIFDVSGAGDTCVAVVILALGAGVDPLTAARLSNIASGIAVRKRGTATVSYEELRAALTAGKETEQC; from the coding sequence ATGGTAAACGTACTCGCGCAGATGGAGGGCACGCCCGTGCTCATCATCGGGGATATGGTGGCGGATGTCTACCTCGACGGTGAGATTGCACGCATCTCGCGTGAGGCACCCGTGCTCGTGCTCGAGGAGCGTGAGGAGCGCGTGGTCGCGGGCGGCGCGGCAAATGTTGCAAACAATGCGGCGACGATCGGCGGCTCCTCGTATGCAGTGGGGGTCTGCGGCACGGAGCGCAGCGGTGACGCCCTCCTCGCCGTGCTCGGTGAAAATGGGGTGCACACGGAGGGCTTCGTACGCGCAGAGGCGCATCCGACGATTACAAAGACGCGGATCATCGCGGGCGGGCGGGCGACCGTCAGCCAGCAGATTGTGCGCGTCGACCGCGAGTGGCATACGCCGCTGACGGCAGAGACGGAGGAGGCGCTGCTCGAACGTATACGGGAGCTCCTTCCGCAGGTGCGCGGCGTTGTGCTCTCGGACTACGGTTCGGGGACAGTGACGGAGCGCGTGCGCCGTCTCGTCATCGAGGAGACGCGCAGGGCAGGGATTCCGAGCATCGTGGACTCGCGCTATGACATCCTTTCCTATGAGGGCATCGGCTACGTCAAGCAGAACGATGCGGAGCTTGCGGCGGCGCTCGGGCGGGAACTGCGCTCCGAGGAGGAGATTCACGCTGCGGGGCATGAGCTGCGTGCGCGGCTCGGCGCGGACGGCGTGCTCATCACGCGCGGGGACAAGGGCATGACGCTCTTCCTCGCGGACGGCACGGCGACGAATATCCCCGTGAGCGACCACAGCGAGATTTTCGACGTGTCGGGTGCGGGCGATACCTGTGTCGCCGTTGTGATTCTCGCACTCGGGGCGGGCGTTGACCCGCTGACGGCGGCACGCCTCAGCAATATCGCCTCGGGGA
- a CDS encoding organic solvent tolerance protein OstA, which translates to MTKAMKTRILLALTTACTVLPPAAHAAYRGDTDTGFQHLDFIENERREERENRLTEEQVKLLADVGEMEKYLRHPVDAAAPSPIAFEGDDLTYDERTGDFTAKGHVDIVQLAARRFQGDYVEGNTASGEVSVPDRAHMLQLTEGAARVTLDGYRINYNYKTREGTMAEAKGKVGGYYMTGKRFEFYPDKIVVYDGTQTKCSAEKPDYHLSADVAELYPGDRMVLTNVKFWLKNKVIFTKKHYEVDVSKPIQRNLPSAGYDSDDGLWLEQTFSYDLAPRVTASANLYVTTNKGWRSHYDLGWENRGTEALLTYGVFEDGDDGWIKKEPSLILSYNKRLGSMPITYRLYSEYGRWYGSGIHSNHWQYGISAVRDTIRFHGYRLDLAAGYSITRESYDGSRVQGFNASAYITRPFNERFAAYIGGVYTKSTKANTLFEFDQEDYSKILQAGLSYRLDEHNRIGFGTKYAVDPHKWTDVDYYWFHDLHCSQVILRYRSKQDSWKIKWEFTPW; encoded by the coding sequence ATGACCAAGGCTATGAAAACGCGCATCCTACTCGCTCTGACTACTGCCTGTACCGTGCTTCCGCCGGCTGCACATGCTGCCTACCGCGGGGACACGGATACGGGCTTTCAGCATCTGGATTTCATCGAGAACGAGCGGCGTGAGGAGCGTGAGAACCGCCTCACGGAGGAGCAGGTGAAGCTGCTCGCCGATGTGGGGGAGATGGAGAAGTACCTGCGTCATCCCGTGGATGCGGCGGCACCGTCGCCGATTGCGTTTGAGGGCGATGATCTGACCTATGACGAGCGTACGGGCGACTTCACGGCGAAAGGGCATGTGGATATCGTGCAGCTTGCGGCGCGGCGTTTTCAGGGCGACTATGTGGAGGGCAACACGGCCTCGGGCGAGGTCTCCGTTCCTGATCGCGCGCATATGCTGCAGCTGACAGAGGGCGCGGCACGCGTGACGCTCGACGGCTATCGCATCAACTACAACTACAAGACGCGCGAAGGCACGATGGCGGAGGCAAAGGGCAAGGTCGGCGGCTACTACATGACGGGCAAGCGGTTCGAGTTCTATCCGGACAAGATTGTGGTCTACGACGGTACGCAGACGAAATGCTCGGCAGAGAAGCCCGACTACCATTTGAGTGCGGATGTGGCAGAACTGTATCCGGGCGACCGCATGGTGCTGACGAATGTCAAGTTTTGGCTGAAGAACAAGGTTATTTTTACGAAAAAGCACTACGAGGTCGATGTGAGCAAGCCCATACAGCGGAATCTCCCGTCGGCGGGCTATGACAGCGATGACGGCCTCTGGCTTGAGCAGACCTTTTCGTATGATCTTGCGCCGCGCGTGACGGCGAGCGCGAATCTCTATGTGACGACGAACAAGGGCTGGCGCTCGCACTACGATCTCGGCTGGGAAAACAGGGGCACGGAGGCACTCCTGACCTACGGCGTGTTCGAGGACGGTGATGACGGCTGGATCAAGAAGGAGCCGTCTCTCATCCTCAGCTACAACAAGCGCCTCGGCAGCATGCCGATCACCTACCGCCTGTACTCCGAATACGGGCGCTGGTATGGCAGCGGCATTCACAGCAATCATTGGCAGTACGGCATCTCTGCCGTGCGCGATACGATCCGCTTTCACGGCTATCGGCTGGATCTCGCGGCGGGCTACTCCATTACGCGCGAGAGCTATGACGGCTCGCGCGTGCAGGGCTTCAACGCGAGTGCCTACATCACGCGGCCGTTCAACGAGCGCTTTGCGGCGTACATCGGCGGCGTCTACACGAAGAGTACGAAGGCGAACACGCTCTTTGAGTTCGATCAGGAGGACTATTCGAAGATTTTGCAGGCGGGGCTCAGCTACCGTCTCGATGAGCACAACCGCATCGGCTTCGGCACGAAGTACGCCGTCGATCCGCACAAGTGGACGGATGTGGACTATTACTGGTTCCACGATCTGCACTGCTCGCAGGTCATCCTGCGCTATCGCTCCAAGCAGGATTCGTGGAAGATCAAATGGGAGTTTACGCCATGGTAA
- a CDS encoding YcxB family protein yields MFRFTFDFTEQDALHFTLFCILNAPLFKWANRVALALLLTIPLIPILFFLQDLLSDAPWEFDELLIRTVLTTVLCIVLYRIYTHLSERTATRDVLRRLEAMRAAHMFGIRIVIFEEMHIVERSEHTERTIAYRSITDVTLSDKGIYLFTAPTEAIVLPLYIFASEEEKRQILALVRAKVSP; encoded by the coding sequence TTGTTCAGATTCACATTTGATTTTACAGAGCAGGATGCACTTCACTTCACACTCTTTTGTATTTTGAACGCCCCCTTGTTCAAATGGGCAAATCGAGTGGCGCTCGCGCTCCTGCTGACGATCCCGCTGATCCCCATCCTGTTTTTTCTCCAAGATCTCCTGAGCGATGCCCCATGGGAGTTCGATGAGCTGCTCATACGAACCGTTCTGACCACTGTCCTCTGTATTGTACTCTACCGCATTTACACCCATCTCTCGGAACGTACCGCCACACGAGACGTGCTGCGCCGCCTTGAAGCGATGCGTGCTGCGCATATGTTTGGCATCCGTATTGTCATCTTCGAGGAGATGCACATTGTCGAACGCAGCGAGCATACAGAACGCACAATCGCCTATCGGAGCATTACAGATGTGACTCTCTCCGACAAGGGTATCTATCTCTTCACTGCACCAACAGAGGCAATCGTCCTCCCCCTGTATATCTTTGCATCGGAGGAGGAGAAAAGGCAGATCCTTGCTCTGGTTCGGGCAAAGGTGTCGCCGTAA
- a CDS encoding DUF3887 domain-containing protein produces the protein MKFRTLSRTLVAALVAGGAFLAAPAAYAEENAAPAAEQAAEETPFDVQVVEQHVMATIARFEKDDVTGLQVEATSELRPHLTAEQISGAKAEFAPKWGARAGVGKPLMTAGKEDDKWYVICELAVGYKATAVVYRFTYDENMKLAGFFVR, from the coding sequence ATGAAATTCCGTACACTTTCCCGCACTCTTGTCGCCGCACTCGTTGCCGGAGGGGCATTCCTCGCGGCTCCTGCCGCATACGCCGAGGAAAATGCGGCGCCCGCTGCCGAGCAGGCGGCGGAGGAAACACCGTTCGACGTGCAGGTAGTCGAGCAGCATGTGATGGCGACGATTGCACGCTTTGAAAAGGACGATGTGACCGGCCTGCAAGTGGAGGCGACTTCGGAGCTGCGCCCGCATCTGACGGCGGAGCAGATCTCGGGTGCAAAGGCAGAGTTCGCGCCGAAGTGGGGCGCGCGTGCGGGCGTTGGTAAGCCGCTCATGACGGCGGGTAAGGAAGACGACAAGTGGTACGTCATCTGCGAACTCGCCGTGGGCTACAAGGCGACCGCCGTCGTCTACCGTTTCACCTACGATGAGAATATGAAACTCGCGGGCTTCTTCGTCCGCTGA
- a CDS encoding class I SAM-dependent methyltransferase — translation MDEEKRRYEKIRGAYHSVGRLASLYDGMMTYSTWSGKFVSRLVWGMGREEVSRYVGLALRAAHEGFDGRLLEVPVGTGCLSLPVYAELPNADITCLDYSPAMLAAARARADAIGIHNVAFVEGDVGQLTFEDDFFDAAVSINGFHAFPDKTAAWSEVHRVLRPGGRLTGSVFVLGGNPRTEFVVKHLYTRMGFFTPPYDTKAGLETRLRALFREVSVECVESLACFSCIK, via the coding sequence ATGGACGAGGAAAAGCGGCGGTATGAGAAGATCAGGGGGGCGTATCACTCGGTGGGACGCCTCGCGAGTCTGTACGATGGCATGATGACGTACTCGACGTGGTCGGGGAAGTTCGTCTCGCGGCTTGTGTGGGGGATGGGGCGCGAGGAGGTGAGCCGCTATGTCGGTCTTGCGCTGCGCGCGGCGCACGAGGGCTTTGACGGGCGGCTGCTTGAGGTGCCCGTCGGGACGGGCTGTCTCTCGCTGCCCGTCTATGCAGAGCTGCCAAATGCGGACATCACGTGTCTCGACTACTCGCCCGCAATGCTCGCGGCGGCACGCGCGCGTGCGGATGCGATCGGCATCCACAACGTTGCCTTCGTGGAGGGCGATGTCGGACAGCTGACGTTCGAGGATGACTTCTTCGATGCGGCGGTCTCAATCAACGGCTTTCACGCGTTCCCCGACAAGACGGCGGCGTGGAGCGAGGTGCATCGCGTCCTGCGCCCCGGCGGACGTTTGACGGGCTCGGTCTTCGTCCTCGGCGGGAATCCGCGCACGGAGTTCGTCGTGAAGCATCTCTACACGCGCATGGGCTTCTTTACGCCGCCGTACGATACGAAGGCAGGACTGGAGACACGCCTTCGCGCACTCTTCCGCGAGGTCAGTGTTGAGTGCGTGGAATCGCTCGCGTGCTTCTCCTGCATTAAGTAG
- a CDS encoding type II toxin-antitoxin system RelB/DinJ family antitoxin: protein MEKTETLQIRLAPELKTAVEDTFRSLGLSASEAVNIFFHQVLLHDGLPFAVQHPQFSDETRAALRESDAIASGEQPAKTYASASELIREAQEELRAAN from the coding sequence ATGGAAAAGACAGAGACCTTGCAGATCCGCCTTGCACCGGAGCTGAAGACCGCCGTTGAAGATACCTTTCGCTCACTCGGGCTATCCGCATCCGAAGCTGTAAATATATTCTTCCATCAGGTGCTCCTGCATGACGGGCTGCCGTTCGCCGTGCAGCATCCCCAATTTAGCGACGAGACGCGCGCCGCGCTGCGCGAATCCGACGCGATTGCAAGCGGCGAGCAGCCCGCTAAGACCTACGCGAGCGCCTCCGAACTCATCCGTGAGGCACAGGAGGAACTACGTGCTGCAAATTAA
- a CDS encoding type II toxin-antitoxin system YafQ family toxin has protein sequence MLQIKQTSQFKKDLKAAIKQGCDLDLLTHVIDTLAQRKPLAPHHRDHALSGKYRHHRECHITPNWLLIYQIRNDTLILSLARLGSHAKLFRL, from the coding sequence GTGCTGCAAATTAAACAGACATCCCAATTCAAGAAGGACTTGAAGGCAGCCATCAAGCAGGGCTGTGACCTTGATCTGCTCACGCACGTCATCGACACACTTGCGCAGCGGAAGCCACTTGCGCCTCATCATCGGGATCACGCACTGTCCGGCAAATATCGTCATCATCGCGAGTGTCACATTACACCGAACTGGCTGCTGATCTATCAGATTCGCAATGACACACTGATCCTCTCACTTGCCCGCCTCGGCAGTCATGCAAAACTATTTCGTCTCTGA
- a CDS encoding efflux RND transporter periplasmic adaptor subunit: MQQRTYITILLAAALLTAAGCSSESEKETPAPLVRTMTVSDAARSEAGYTGAVRGRYETRLAFQVGGQILSRNVNMGAHVRAGDVLMVIDARDVQQQANATGAGVSSAQAQLQLAQTNLKRYEELYAAQAISEAMLDQYRTNARAAEAAYRQAVAQDTASRNALGYTNLIAGADGVISNITAEEGQIIAAGQTVMMLTQDGEREVEIAVPESQLSEIAIGIPAAVTLWANHAALTGYVRELSPAPDTVSRTYAARIALTDAPADLPLGMTARVFLGEDTAKGAVIPLSALYQTSDTAGVYVVEDGAVRLVPITVTAFHTSDAVVTGLPRGTVIVTAGVHQLHDGEKVRTK, encoded by the coding sequence ATGCAGCAGCGTACCTATATCACGATCCTTCTCGCGGCAGCGCTCCTCACGGCGGCGGGCTGCAGCAGCGAATCGGAAAAAGAGACGCCCGCACCTCTCGTGCGGACGATGACGGTCAGCGACGCCGCGCGTTCAGAGGCGGGCTATACGGGCGCCGTACGCGGGCGCTACGAGACGCGGCTCGCCTTTCAGGTCGGCGGGCAGATTCTCTCACGCAATGTAAATATGGGCGCGCATGTCCGCGCAGGAGATGTGCTCATGGTCATCGACGCACGCGACGTGCAGCAGCAGGCGAACGCGACGGGCGCGGGTGTCTCCTCTGCACAAGCACAGCTGCAGCTCGCGCAGACAAATCTCAAACGCTACGAGGAACTGTACGCCGCACAGGCAATCTCAGAGGCGATGCTCGACCAGTACCGCACGAATGCGCGCGCCGCCGAGGCAGCCTATCGACAGGCAGTCGCGCAGGACACGGCGAGCCGCAACGCACTTGGCTACACGAACCTCATTGCGGGCGCGGACGGCGTGATCTCGAACATCACCGCCGAGGAGGGGCAGATCATCGCGGCGGGGCAGACCGTCATGATGCTCACGCAAGATGGCGAGCGCGAGGTTGAGATTGCCGTCCCCGAGAGCCAGCTCTCCGAGATCGCCATCGGCATTCCCGCCGCCGTCACGCTCTGGGCGAATCACGCCGCACTCACGGGCTATGTCCGCGAGCTCTCACCCGCGCCCGACACCGTGAGCCGCACCTACGCCGCACGCATCGCGCTCACAGACGCACCCGCCGATCTTCCGCTCGGCATGACGGCGCGCGTCTTCCTCGGCGAGGACACGGCAAAAGGTGCAGTCATCCCCCTCTCTGCGCTCTATCAGACGAGCGACACGGCCGGGGTCTACGTTGTTGAGGACGGCGCTGTCCGCCTCGTCCCCATCACAGTCACAGCATTTCACACGAGTGACGCCGTCGTCACGGGGCTCCCGCGCGGCACAGTCATTGTGACGGCGGGCGTTCACCAACTCCACGACGGAGAGAAGGTGCGGACGAAATGA
- a CDS encoding efflux RND transporter permease subunit, translated as MRNLTELSLRHRALVWYFIIVFTIGGVFAYNALGRMEDPAFTIRQMVVTAVWPGATAEEMQEQVTDKLERRFQDTPGLKDIKSETRAGQAIIYIQLRSDIDDSLIRPTWRDVRNFGEDIKSELPDGVYGPYYNDRFDDVYGSIYAITGADYSYEELRAMAETARRRILTVPSVQKVILLGVQPERIYVEISLARLAQLGIAPTAITDALHSQDTMTTSGTVETETDTVQLRASGVFDSIEDIRALPIAANGNVFRLGDIATVERRTATPPEPMMFYNGAPAIGIAVSMEDGGNILALGSNLAALTDEIRQDLPLGMELSEVSNQPAVVQHSIHDFVETLALAIIIVLAVSFLSLGFRTGLVVAGCIPLVLAGTFVAMYMLGIDLHKVSLGALIIALGLLVDDAIIAVEMMSVQLERGMERFDAACYAFTQTAKPMLTGTLITCAGFIPVAFSKGMASEFCRSLFPVIGIALVLSWIVSVMVAPLFGYYLIRVKKGAEAAHDPYQSRFYRLFRRVLTLFLSHRAAVLIGTVLLFAASIAAFPHIKQTFFPPSLRPELLVELTLPQGASIAATEREAKVLSAILDAHSDKIANYAAYVGRTSPRFVLPVNVKADADNRAQFVITANGTAEREQLAALIAEAQLNELSGVRVATQYIQTGPPADFPVMLRVSASTTDEVRRIAEQVAAIAADDPATANIHLDWTEKSKAVQIDFDKAKLKLYGISARDVKQMLYTELTGAQAAEFYTGDRTIGIVLRLADEDRTNLERLGELPIATGGGYVPLAQIAHLSYAAEDGLIKRRNLLPTIMVQGDVVRGEGNDATQRIYRATEELRASLPAGASITPAGALEDSAEAMGYLVQPVPAMVFIIMTLLMLQVGTMGKMALTLLTAPLGLIGVALAMLLTDSALGFVAYLGVLALFGMIIRNSVILIDQIKKHEDAGEKPLDAIIDSAVLRFRPIMLTAAAAILGMLPLMRSVFWGPMAVAIAGGLIVATVLTLLVLPVMYAVAYRVRE; from the coding sequence ATGAGGAATCTCACAGAGCTCTCCCTGCGCCACCGCGCCCTTGTCTGGTATTTCATCATCGTCTTCACCATCGGCGGCGTCTTCGCCTACAACGCGCTCGGCCGCATGGAGGACCCTGCCTTCACCATACGGCAGATGGTTGTCACCGCCGTATGGCCGGGCGCGACTGCCGAGGAGATGCAGGAGCAGGTCACGGATAAACTCGAGCGGCGCTTTCAGGACACACCGGGTCTGAAGGACATCAAGAGCGAGACGCGCGCGGGGCAGGCCATCATCTACATCCAGCTGCGCTCCGACATTGACGACAGCCTCATCCGCCCGACATGGCGAGACGTGCGGAATTTCGGCGAGGACATCAAAAGCGAACTCCCCGACGGCGTCTATGGCCCCTACTACAATGACCGATTCGACGATGTGTACGGTTCGATCTACGCTATCACAGGCGCGGATTACTCCTACGAGGAGCTGCGCGCCATGGCCGAGACGGCACGCCGCCGCATCCTCACCGTCCCGAGCGTGCAGAAGGTCATCCTCCTCGGCGTACAGCCTGAGCGCATCTACGTCGAAATCTCCCTCGCGCGTCTCGCGCAGCTCGGTATCGCACCGACCGCAATCACGGACGCGCTCCATTCGCAGGACACGATGACGACGAGCGGCACAGTCGAGACGGAGACGGACACCGTGCAGCTGCGCGCCTCGGGTGTATTCGACAGCATCGAGGACATCCGAGCGCTTCCGATTGCCGCAAACGGAAACGTCTTCCGCCTCGGTGATATTGCCACCGTCGAGCGGCGTACGGCCACCCCGCCCGAGCCGATGATGTTCTACAACGGCGCGCCCGCCATCGGCATCGCCGTCTCCATGGAGGACGGCGGCAACATCCTCGCGCTCGGCAGCAACCTCGCCGCGCTCACCGACGAGATACGGCAGGATCTCCCGCTTGGCATGGAGCTGAGCGAAGTCTCAAACCAGCCCGCCGTCGTGCAGCACTCCATCCACGATTTCGTCGAGACACTCGCACTCGCAATCATCATCGTGCTCGCCGTCAGCTTCCTCTCACTCGGTTTTCGCACCGGGCTTGTTGTCGCGGGCTGCATCCCGCTCGTCCTCGCGGGCACATTCGTCGCCATGTATATGCTCGGCATCGACCTGCACAAGGTCTCCCTCGGCGCGCTCATCATCGCGCTCGGACTCCTCGTGGACGACGCCATCATCGCCGTTGAGATGATGAGCGTCCAGCTCGAGCGCGGCATGGAGCGTTTTGACGCTGCGTGCTACGCCTTTACCCAGACGGCGAAACCCATGCTCACGGGCACGCTCATCACCTGCGCGGGCTTCATCCCCGTTGCATTCTCAAAGGGCATGGCGAGCGAGTTCTGCCGCAGTCTCTTCCCTGTCATCGGCATCGCGCTCGTCCTCAGCTGGATCGTCTCCGTCATGGTCGCGCCGCTCTTCGGCTACTATCTGATCCGTGTGAAAAAGGGCGCGGAAGCTGCGCACGATCCCTACCAGAGCAGGTTCTACCGGCTCTTTCGGCGCGTGCTTACGCTGTTTCTCAGTCACCGCGCCGCCGTCCTCATCGGTACGGTGCTCCTCTTCGCGGCATCCATCGCCGCATTTCCGCACATCAAGCAGACCTTCTTCCCGCCCTCGCTGCGTCCCGAGCTTCTCGTCGAGTTGACCCTGCCGCAGGGCGCATCCATCGCCGCGACCGAGCGCGAGGCAAAGGTGCTCTCCGCCATCCTCGACGCCCACAGCGACAAGATCGCAAACTACGCCGCATATGTCGGGCGCACCTCGCCGCGCTTCGTCCTGCCTGTCAACGTCAAAGCAGATGCGGACAACCGTGCCCAATTCGTTATAACGGCGAACGGTACCGCGGAGCGCGAGCAGCTTGCCGCACTCATTGCAGAGGCGCAGCTGAACGAGCTCTCGGGCGTGCGCGTCGCCACGCAGTACATCCAGACAGGGCCGCCCGCCGACTTCCCCGTCATGCTGCGTGTCTCTGCCTCCACAACGGACGAGGTGCGCCGCATCGCAGAGCAGGTCGCAGCGATTGCCGCAGACGATCCCGCCACGGCGAACATCCATCTCGACTGGACGGAGAAATCCAAGGCGGTGCAGATCGACTTTGACAAGGCAAAGCTGAAGCTCTACGGCATCAGCGCACGTGATGTCAAGCAGATGCTCTACACCGAGCTGACGGGCGCACAGGCGGCGGAGTTCTACACGGGCGACCGCACGATCGGCATCGTCCTGCGCCTCGCAGACGAAGACCGCACGAATCTCGAGCGGCTCGGCGAGCTGCCGATTGCCACCGGCGGCGGCTACGTCCCGCTCGCCCAGATCGCACACCTCTCCTATGCGGCAGAGGACGGACTCATCAAGCGGCGCAACCTATTGCCCACCATCATGGTGCAGGGCGATGTCGTGCGCGGCGAGGGCAACGACGCAACGCAGCGCATCTACCGTGCGACGGAGGAGCTGCGCGCCTCCCTGCCCGCAGGTGCGAGCATCACCCCTGCGGGTGCGCTTGAGGACTCGGCGGAGGCGATGGGCTACCTCGTGCAGCCCGTGCCTGCCATGGTCTTTATCATCATGACCCTCCTCATGCTGCAGGTCGGCACAATGGGCAAGATGGCGCTCACCCTCCTCACCGCCCCGCTCGGACTCATCGGCGTCGCGCTCGCAATGCTCCTCACCGACTCCGCGCTCGGCTTCGTCGCCTACCTCGGCGTCCTCGCCCTCTTTGGCATGATCATCCGCAACTCCGTCATCCTCATCGACCAGATCAAAAAGCATGAGGACGCGGGCGAGAAGCCGCTCGACGCCATCATCGACTCGGCAGTCCTGCGCTTCCGCCCCATCATGCTCACCGCAGCCGCCGCCATCCTCGGCATGCTTCCCCTCATGCGCAGCGTCTTCTGGGGGCCGATGGCAGTCGCCATCGCAGGCGGACTCATCGTCGCAACTGTCCTGACGCTGCTGGTGCTGCCCGTTATGTATGCGGTGGCGTATCGGGTGAGGGAGTAG
- a CDS encoding sce7726 family protein codes for MSSTNHVLNRFFTQSVFLEMSTKSKNYSIYDAIIRCFLSSTENKDNATLINEIYTFMSKSYRNEYFYQNTLLNKLLLGKHSLKTTTALSQIPIAKSKADFILINGKAVVYEIKTELDSFERLEHQLQDYFKAFDHVCIVTSEKQYERAKQMLSSTPVGIYVLTSQNTISRKYRQEPIGDNTYLDYTTIFKVLRKQEYESILMQYYGQLPITSQVFYYEACLEWFSKIPIQTAYTLMLGQLKKRNQCHLSNFSDVPYELKSLVYFSKTLKSNWNSINNFLSQKYGG; via the coding sequence ATGTCATCAACGAATCATGTCCTAAATCGTTTTTTTACCCAATCTGTTTTCTTGGAAATGTCAACAAAATCGAAGAATTATTCTATTTATGATGCAATAATACGATGTTTTCTCTCTTCTACCGAAAATAAAGACAATGCTACGCTAATCAACGAGATCTATACATTCATGTCAAAATCATACCGTAACGAATACTTTTATCAAAACACCTTATTGAATAAATTACTCCTGGGAAAACACAGCCTCAAAACCACAACCGCCTTGTCCCAAATTCCCATTGCTAAATCCAAAGCAGACTTTATTCTGATCAACGGGAAGGCGGTCGTATATGAAATAAAAACCGAACTGGACTCATTTGAGCGTCTTGAGCACCAACTACAAGACTATTTCAAAGCCTTTGACCATGTGTGTATCGTGACATCCGAAAAGCAGTATGAACGAGCAAAACAGATGCTTTCAAGCACTCCTGTCGGCATCTATGTCCTTACTTCCCAAAATACAATCAGTCGAAAATACCGACAAGAGCCCATAGGGGATAATACCTACTTGGACTATACAACCATCTTCAAGGTTTTGCGAAAACAGGAGTATGAAAGCATCCTTATGCAATATTATGGACAGCTTCCGATTACTTCCCAAGTCTTTTACTATGAGGCTTGTCTGGAATGGTTCTCTAAAATCCCCATACAAACAGCATACACATTGATGTTGGGACAGCTAAAAAAAAGAAATCAGTGCCATCTGTCAAACTTTAGTGATGTTCCGTATGAGCTAAAGTCATTGGTTTATTTCTCCAAAACGCTAAAGTCCAACTGGAACTCGATAAATAATTTTCTCAGTCAAAAATATGGAGGCTGA
- a CDS encoding sce7725 family protein produces MYFPYLRGRQFELLALRELANQKLLGEHIIPIIEPVKLSSTLVNTLDVFVKNNQCIAVILNPMVGNFGSELEDISDQERKSIYQTRFSDSLQSPFVIKSLIMQDNTQSWVNSLTKQNIEKGDLLAVNASRDHFSIYETEFSSVSPRYVLIPDESTFRRRVRKNKVLLDDKFEKQSKNAAYKEIDDEFFSDDHLYYKEDNFIGFSDYSIVGDEYSESGFAPRAVAIHIVYLDAENNLRIHHFVSDSNEDYYNPAGKFYEAVSKLYAWYQNRKSSFKLTLGFKKFLEHYKDQSYPGLGTVKKLSIMHHLELMSIYLNEV; encoded by the coding sequence ATGTACTTCCCATATCTACGCGGTCGTCAATTTGAATTGCTTGCACTACGCGAGTTAGCAAATCAAAAACTCCTAGGCGAGCATATTATTCCCATCATTGAACCTGTAAAACTCTCATCCACGCTTGTAAATACACTGGATGTGTTTGTCAAAAACAACCAGTGTATTGCGGTTATTCTTAATCCTATGGTCGGAAATTTTGGCTCTGAACTTGAAGATATTTCAGATCAAGAAAGAAAATCTATATATCAAACACGATTTTCAGACTCGCTTCAATCACCGTTTGTCATAAAATCTCTTATCATGCAAGATAATACACAATCATGGGTTAATTCACTAACGAAACAAAATATCGAAAAGGGCGATCTCCTTGCTGTCAACGCCAGTCGCGATCATTTCAGTATCTATGAAACAGAGTTTTCTTCTGTCAGTCCCCGCTATGTGTTAATTCCAGATGAAAGTACTTTTCGCAGAAGGGTACGGAAAAACAAAGTTTTACTAGATGATAAATTTGAAAAGCAATCGAAAAATGCAGCCTACAAAGAAATAGACGATGAGTTTTTTTCAGACGATCATTTATATTACAAAGAGGATAATTTTATCGGGTTCTCCGATTATTCCATTGTCGGCGATGAGTATTCAGAATCAGGATTTGCTCCTCGTGCCGTAGCAATCCATATTGTCTATTTGGATGCTGAAAACAACCTTCGTATTCACCACTTCGTATCTGATTCTAACGAAGACTACTATAATCCGGCGGGAAAATTCTATGAAGCCGTATCAAAACTATATGCGTGGTATCAAAACAGAAAGTCCTCTTTCAAACTCACCTTGGGATTCAAAAAATTTCTGGAACACTACAAAGATCAATCCTACCCCGGTCTTGGGACAGTGAAAAAACTATCCATAATGCATCATCTCGAACTAATGAGCATCTACTTGAACGAGGTGTAA